One region of Salvia miltiorrhiza cultivar Shanhuang (shh) chromosome 3, IMPLAD_Smil_shh, whole genome shotgun sequence genomic DNA includes:
- the LOC131018033 gene encoding RING-H2 finger protein ATL3-like: MVLVSPPRHHCHNRHEVLPPPAPALRCGLEISLLKTILVIMFDWDWNAVCLCEICPLCRNPVSNSTNSTSDPSLEAAIEAPIGEGNVNAVAIEIPNFPTNVLIWGNESQVSTFGPCGEEDHHQGNETPYSSSSSMASLSGRREGVEKDKQKSAVPTRLRTEEVAEWE, encoded by the coding sequence ATGGTTTTGGTATCGCCGCCAAGACACCACTGCCACAACCGCCACGAGGTGCTGCCGCCGCCTGCCCCCGCCCTGCGCTGCGGGCTGGAGATATCACTCCTCAAAACCATACTtgtgataatgtttgattgggATTGGAATGCTGTGTGTCTGTGTGAAATTTGCCCTCTCTGCAGAAACCCTGTGTCGAATTCGACTAATTCCACCTCTGATCCCTCGTTAGAGGCTGCAATCGAAGCTCCAATTGGGGAGGGAAATGTGAATGCGGTTGCAATTGAGATACCTAATTTCCCAACCAATGTGTTGATTTGGGGGAATGAGAGTCAAGTTAGCACCTTTGGCCCTTGTGGTGAAGAGGACCATCACCAAGGCAATGAGACACCATATTCGTCTTCGTCTTCAATGGCCTCCTTGAGTGGTAGGCGGGAGGGGGTGGAGAAAGACAAGCAGAAATCCGCAGTGCCGACGAGGCTGAGGACTGAAGAGGTTGCTGAGTGGGAATAG